A genomic stretch from Setaria viridis chromosome 1, Setaria_viridis_v4.0, whole genome shotgun sequence includes:
- the LOC117841614 gene encoding ATG8-interacting protein 1 isoform X1, which yields MEPDQSGTEQTSPRGNDWEVVQLTASAYAAAPAPRRSEPSEEAEAKKYGTKGDDSAAALLMSGHFSVSQSEVESLLIGADIKGPHKELCSQDAVSNEGDEEKYQETCKHKLEGDLPSIPSLDKGKNVSLGDMEFDDGKALQGMSLVGEESVGFSSPIYSSIEAEKDLGQSATESRNEKKTEESTLHIVNPKTGSSKVVSSGEQNKPDGSGPRDAWWKKKILSLYMNAKESNNFWPIVAAAAAAAAGLVGLAYFGHRWHKGKLQLQLGKQPPSCNKEKINDAVGPLNRIKDILVAGNHPSPGIHGHARASGM from the exons atggagcctGACCAGAGTGGCACCGAGCAGACCTCTCCACGTGGGAATGATTGGGAAGTCGTGCAACTCACTGCATCAGCATACGCAGCTGCACCTGCACCGAGGAGATCTGAACCTTCTGAGGAGGCTGAAGCTAAGAAATACGGCACCAAAGGGGATGATTCAGCAGCTGCCCTGTTGATGTCTGGCCATTTCTCCGTGTCCCAGAGTGAAGTTGAGAGCCTCCTCATAGGCGCAGACATCAAAGGACCGCACAAGGAGCTCTGCAGCCAAGATGCAGTTTCTAACGAGGGCGATGAAGAGAAATACCAAGAAACTTGCAAGCATAAATTGGAGGGTGACCTACCCAGTATTCCATCCTTGGACAAAGGGAAAAATGTTTCCTTGGGTGATATGGAGTTTGATGATGGCAAAGCATTGCAGGGCATGAGTTTGGTCGGGGAAGAGTCGGTTGGGTTCTCATCACCTATTTACAGCTCAATTGAGGCTGAAAAGGATTTAGGCCAATCAGCTACGGAGAGTAGAAATGAGAAGAAAACTGAGGAGTCAACTCTGCATATTGTGAACCCCAAAACCGGTTCATCAAAGGTCGTTTCATCTGGTGAACAGAACAAACCTGATGGTTCAGGCCCACGGGATGCatggtggaagaagaagattttaTCTCTGTACATGAATGCAAAGGAAAGCAACAACTTCTGGCCTATtgttgcggctgctgctgctgctgctgctggtttgGTGGGCCTGGCATATTTTGGGCACCGCTGGCATAAGGGCAAGTTGCAACTTCAGCTGGGGAAACAGCCACCTTCTTGCAACAAGGAG AAAATCAATGATGCTGTTGGACCGTTAAACCGTATCAAGGACATCCTTGTTGCTGGCAATCACCCAAGTCCCGGTATCCATGGGCATGCCCGAGCAAGCGGAATGTGA
- the LOC117841614 gene encoding ATG8-interacting protein 2 isoform X3: protein MEPDQSGTEQTSPRGNDWEVVQLTASAYAAAPAPRRSEPSEEAEAKKYGTKGDDSAAALLMSGHFSVSQSEVESLLIGADIKGPHKELCSQDAVSNEGDEEKYQETCKHKLEGDLPSIPSLDKGKNVSLGDMEFDDGKALQGMSLVGEESVGFSSPIYSSIEAEKDLGQSATESRNEKKTEESTLHIVNPKTGSSKVVSSGEQNKPDGSGPRDAWWKKKILSLYMNAKESNNFWPIVAAAAAAAAGLVGLAYFGHRWHKGKLQLQLGKQPPSCNKEAAEC, encoded by the exons atggagcctGACCAGAGTGGCACCGAGCAGACCTCTCCACGTGGGAATGATTGGGAAGTCGTGCAACTCACTGCATCAGCATACGCAGCTGCACCTGCACCGAGGAGATCTGAACCTTCTGAGGAGGCTGAAGCTAAGAAATACGGCACCAAAGGGGATGATTCAGCAGCTGCCCTGTTGATGTCTGGCCATTTCTCCGTGTCCCAGAGTGAAGTTGAGAGCCTCCTCATAGGCGCAGACATCAAAGGACCGCACAAGGAGCTCTGCAGCCAAGATGCAGTTTCTAACGAGGGCGATGAAGAGAAATACCAAGAAACTTGCAAGCATAAATTGGAGGGTGACCTACCCAGTATTCCATCCTTGGACAAAGGGAAAAATGTTTCCTTGGGTGATATGGAGTTTGATGATGGCAAAGCATTGCAGGGCATGAGTTTGGTCGGGGAAGAGTCGGTTGGGTTCTCATCACCTATTTACAGCTCAATTGAGGCTGAAAAGGATTTAGGCCAATCAGCTACGGAGAGTAGAAATGAGAAGAAAACTGAGGAGTCAACTCTGCATATTGTGAACCCCAAAACCGGTTCATCAAAGGTCGTTTCATCTGGTGAACAGAACAAACCTGATGGTTCAGGCCCACGGGATGCatggtggaagaagaagattttaTCTCTGTACATGAATGCAAAGGAAAGCAACAACTTCTGGCCTATtgttgcggctgctgctgctgctgctgctggtttgGTGGGCCTGGCATATTTTGGGCACCGCTGGCATAAGGGCAAGTTGCAACTTCAGCTGGGGAAACAGCCACCTTCTTGCAACAAGGAG GCTGCTGAGTGCTAA
- the LOC117841616 gene encoding uncharacterized protein: MQSGGDMRPVHNSVDTVNAAAAAIVTAESRTQAPPEPRRKWADRLSVYFCFGSQKNGRRINHAALVPEPTSQRTDTPAVEIPDHPPPPVFPFVAPPSSPASFLQSEPTSIVQSPRIGAPPFSPLSPNSPSPTGPPSIFAIGPYAHETQLVSPPVFSAFTTEPSTAPFTPPPESVHLTTPSSPEVPYAKLLTSINNSKNGETGDLQSYPNYPDSPIARLISPSSGCSGTSSPFPDPEMLASSHYTFPSFPVREPPKILDGEGVATQKLIPRHMRNGGSILDGHIAAAVPVADFSARLQPNDHAMDHRVSFELTVEDVARCLEKKTAISGDSATASFHLAPTSSGDHKRESNDTRAGLYVDETYHDLPEKARRSLSLRLAKEFNFNNVDAANVEPSVGSDWWANEKVAGITSEPEKGWSFHPVAQPGVS; encoded by the exons ATGCAGAGTGGGGGTGACATGAGACCTGTGCACAACAGCGTTGACACAGTGAATGCAGCGGCTGCAGCCATTGTCACAGCGGAGAGCCGCACACAAGCTCCCCCAGAGCCG CGAAGGAAATGGGCTGACCGTCTGAGCGTGTACTTCTGCTTTGGGTCTCAGAAGAATGGTCGGCGCATCAACCACGCTGCACTTGTCCCGGAACCCACATCTCAAAGGACAGATACACCTGCAGTAGAAATTCCTGACCACCCACCGCCTCCTGTATTCCCATTTGTCGCACCTCCGTCCTCTCCAGCTTCCTTCCTCCAATCAGAACCCACATCTATTGTACAATCGCCAAGGATCGGCGCTCCACCATTTTCACCCCTCTCGCCAAACTCCCCATCCCCCACAGGGCCACCATCCATCTTTGCTATTGGGCCATATGCACATGAGACACAGCTAGTCTCACCTCCAGTGTTCTCAGCCTTCACAACTGAACCATCAACTGCTCCTTTCACTCCTCCACCGGAGTCTGTCCATTTGACAACCCCTTCTTCTCCAGAGGTCCCATATGCAAAGCTTCTGACTTCGATCAACAACAGCAAGAATGGTGAAACAGGGGATCTTCAGTCATATCCGAATTACCCAGACAGCCCAATAGCGCGCCTGATATCTCCAAGCTCAGGTTGTTCTGGCACTTCCTCCCCATTCCCTGACCCGGAGATGCTGGCTTCCTCACACTACACATTCCCCTCGTTCCCAGTTCGTGAGCCACCAAAGATATTGGATGGAGAGGGTGTTGCAACACAGAAGTTGATACCTCGCCATATGCGCAATGGCGGTTCCATTTTGGATGGCCACATTGCAGCCGCTGTTCCGGTTGCAGACTTCTCTGCCCGCCTTCAGCCCAACGATCATGCTATGGATCACCGGGTATCATTTGAGTTGACCGTGGAAGACGTGGCGCGCTGCCTAGAGAAGAAAACTGCTATTTCTGGGGATTCTGCGACAGCTTCTTTTCATCTTGCACCCACCAGCAGTGGTGACCACAAGAGGGAGTCTAACGATACAAGGGCGGGGCTATACGTTGATGAGACATACCATGACCTGCCTGAGAAAGCAAGGCGGTCCCTGTCCCTTCGCCTGGCCAAGGAGTTCAACTTCAACAACGTTGATGCTGCCAATGTGGAGCCAAGCGTGGGGTCTGACTGGTGGGCGAACGAGAAGGTTGCCGGGATCACTTCGGAGCCGGAGAAAGGATGGTCCTTCCACCCGGTGGCGCAGCCGGGGGTCAGCTAG